A portion of the Tenacibaculum todarodis genome contains these proteins:
- the wecB gene encoding non-hydrolyzing UDP-N-acetylglucosamine 2-epimerase, translating to MKKIVTILGARPQFVKGAVLSRIIEKYKSIEEVIIHTGQHFDENMSAIFFNEMNIPKPKYNLNVNSLSHGAMTGKMLEKIEEILLTEKPDAVVVYGDTNSTIAGALAAKKLQIKVVHIEAGLRSYNMQMPEEVNRILTDRISDLLSCPTDTAIKNLEKEGFNNLPSCIEKHGDIMKDAVEYYSEMAAEKSAIMEDENLQKNEFVLATIHRQENTDDINKLKDIFSALEEIHKEKTVVLPLHPRTKKVLDKYNLQPKITFINPVGYFDMLVLLKNCKMVVTDSGGLQKEAFFNKKHCIIAREETEWIELVEHGFADLTGSNPEKIMDAYVKFDKSALSFNKELYGSNVGGKIHQSIINLIEE from the coding sequence TTGAAAAAAATAGTAACTATTTTAGGAGCAAGACCTCAGTTTGTAAAAGGAGCTGTTTTAAGTAGAATTATAGAAAAATATAAGTCTATTGAAGAGGTTATTATACATACAGGTCAACATTTTGATGAAAATATGAGTGCTATTTTCTTCAATGAAATGAATATTCCTAAACCAAAATACAACCTTAATGTAAATAGTCTTAGTCATGGAGCTATGACTGGCAAAATGCTTGAAAAGATTGAAGAAATTTTACTAACCGAAAAGCCAGATGCTGTCGTGGTTTATGGAGATACTAACTCTACAATCGCTGGGGCTTTAGCAGCAAAGAAATTACAGATAAAAGTTGTGCATATAGAAGCGGGTTTGCGTTCTTATAATATGCAAATGCCTGAAGAGGTTAATAGAATTTTAACGGATAGAATTTCTGATTTATTAAGTTGTCCAACAGATACTGCAATTAAAAATTTAGAAAAAGAAGGATTTAATAATTTGCCAAGTTGTATTGAAAAACATGGCGATATTATGAAAGATGCTGTTGAATATTATAGTGAAATGGCAGCAGAAAAATCAGCTATAATGGAAGATGAAAATTTGCAAAAAAACGAATTTGTTTTAGCAACAATTCATCGACAAGAAAATACAGATGATATCAATAAACTAAAAGATATATTTTCTGCTTTAGAGGAGATTCATAAAGAAAAGACTGTTGTTTTACCTTTGCATCCAAGAACAAAAAAAGTTCTAGACAAATATAATTTACAGCCTAAAATTACTTTTATAAATCCTGTTGGATATTTTGATATGTTAGTTTTATTAAAGAACTGTAAAATGGTTGTTACAGATAGTGGTGGACTACAAAAAGAGGCGTTTTTTAATAAAAAACACTGTATTATAGCAAGAGAAGAAACAGAATGGATTGAGTTAGTGGAACATGGTTTTGCGGATCTAACTGGAAGTAATCCAGAAAAAATAATGGATGCTTATGTTAAGTTTGATAAATCTGCTTTAAGTTTTAATAAAGAATTATACGGTTCTAATGTGGGGGGGAAAATTCATCAGTCTATAATTAATTTAATAGAAGAATAA
- a CDS encoding lipopolysaccharide biosynthesis protein: MGIILKQSLKNSLIIYLGFIVGGINVLVLYPEILKSEFYGLVVYLLSASNLIMPLAAFGIHNTIVKFYSSYSDKEQQDRFLSIAIILPLFIAIPLGFFWNEIQNWILTKLPTENKIVESYTLSIYIIAISCAYFEVFYSWAKVQLQSVFGNVLKEFYNRAVVCLLLLSISFGWITKPQFIWVLTGFYVLRTLLMMFYAFKLYAPKLTFQLPDNFKEVLRYSGYIILAGSAGAIILDIDKVMIPSKEVVNVAAYYAVAVFIGSFIEAPSRAMSQILQPLTSKTLNENNHFEVENLYKKSSINLLLIGGLFFLLVNCGVVELFKLMPEKGYSEGVLVVLMISVAKLYNMFLGNNGAIINNSKFYRIALPIGVGMALSVYFLNNYLFEFFRTDGFALATLITILVFNTLKIFFVKSKFKMTPFTNKSVQLILIILCLFSAFYFWDFPFHPILNIVLKSILIVTSYLFVVLKMNISPEIDNLIKRFRK; the protein is encoded by the coding sequence TTGGGAATAATTTTAAAACAGTCTCTTAAAAATTCACTCATAATATATCTTGGGTTTATAGTTGGTGGTATAAACGTTCTTGTTTTATATCCAGAGATTTTAAAATCGGAATTTTATGGTTTGGTTGTGTATTTGCTTTCAGCTTCTAATTTAATAATGCCTTTGGCTGCTTTTGGTATTCATAATACCATTGTTAAATTTTATTCATCATATAGTGACAAAGAACAACAAGATAGGTTTTTATCAATTGCTATTATTTTACCCCTTTTTATTGCAATTCCACTAGGTTTTTTTTGGAATGAAATTCAAAATTGGATTTTAACTAAATTACCAACAGAGAATAAAATTGTAGAAAGTTATACGCTATCGATATATATAATTGCAATTTCTTGTGCTTATTTTGAAGTTTTTTATTCTTGGGCTAAAGTTCAGTTACAATCGGTCTTTGGTAATGTTTTAAAGGAATTTTATAATAGAGCTGTTGTGTGTTTATTGTTGCTTTCAATTTCTTTTGGATGGATTACAAAGCCTCAATTTATATGGGTTTTAACAGGTTTTTATGTCTTAAGAACACTGTTAATGATGTTTTATGCTTTCAAATTATATGCTCCAAAATTAACATTTCAACTACCAGATAACTTTAAAGAAGTACTTCGTTATTCAGGGTATATTATTTTAGCAGGAAGTGCCGGAGCCATAATTTTAGATATAGATAAGGTGATGATACCAAGTAAAGAGGTTGTTAATGTGGCTGCTTATTATGCGGTTGCGGTATTTATCGGTTCATTTATTGAAGCTCCAAGTAGGGCAATGTCTCAAATATTACAGCCTTTAACTTCAAAAACTTTAAATGAAAATAATCATTTCGAAGTTGAAAATTTATATAAAAAGAGTTCTATAAACTTATTGTTAATTGGTGGGTTATTCTTTTTACTAGTTAATTGTGGTGTTGTTGAGCTTTTTAAATTAATGCCAGAAAAAGGCTATTCAGAAGGTGTTTTAGTAGTTTTAATGATTTCTGTAGCTAAATTGTATAACATGTTCCTGGGAAATAATGGGGCAATTATTAATAACTCAAAATTCTATAGAATTGCATTACCAATTGGTGTTGGTATGGCTTTGTCTGTGTATTTCTTAAATAACTATTTATTCGAATTTTTTAGAACAGATGGATTTGCATTAGCAACATTAATAACTATTTTAGTTTTTAATACGCTAAAAATATTTTTTGTAAAATCTAAATTTAAGATGACTCCTTTTACTAATAAATCGGTACAATTGATATTGATTATTTTGTGTTTATTTTCAGCCTTTTATTTCTGGGATTTTCCATTTCATCCAATATTGAACATTGTTCTTAAAAGTATATTAATTGTAACAAGTTATTTGTTTGTGGTTCTAAAAATGAATATTTCACCAGAAATAGATAATCTAATTAAACGTTTTAGAAAGTAG
- a CDS encoding Crp/Fnr family transcriptional regulator, whose translation MSSVKKYASSIVKLSDEAIKDLENLFSLKKYKKGEIIDAAGKTPKNTFLLIEGIARSYTLDKKGKEHIRSIFIPISVFCSLTSLLLKTPATSTYACITDCTVFEGNWDTFILLTKKHHDIALLHIKNLESAFINIERRVNSLSTLNATERYLELKKVAPDIEKHIPLYQVAAYLNITPIQFSRIRKALYSK comes from the coding sequence ATGAGTTCAGTTAAAAAATACGCTTCTTCAATAGTAAAATTATCAGATGAAGCAATAAAGGATTTAGAAAATCTTTTCTCTTTAAAAAAATACAAAAAAGGAGAAATAATAGACGCAGCTGGCAAAACACCAAAAAACACTTTTTTATTAATAGAAGGCATTGCTAGAAGTTATACTTTAGATAAAAAAGGTAAAGAACATATTAGATCAATATTTATTCCAATATCAGTTTTTTGCTCGCTTACCTCATTATTATTAAAAACACCAGCAACTTCTACTTATGCTTGTATTACAGATTGTACAGTGTTTGAAGGGAATTGGGATACTTTTATACTACTCACCAAAAAGCATCATGACATTGCACTTTTACATATTAAAAATTTAGAGAGTGCTTTTATAAATATTGAAAGAAGAGTAAATTCTTTAAGCACCTTAAACGCTACTGAACGATATCTTGAACTTAAAAAAGTTGCTCCAGATATTGAAAAACACATACCGCTATATCAAGTTGCAGCTTATTTAAACATAACTCCTATACAATTTAGCAGAATTCGAAAAGCTTTATACTCTAAGTAA
- a CDS encoding WbqC family protein, producing the protein MSLFLPTYFSPISQYSAIINAENIVFEVEDNFQKQTYRNRCYIYGANGKQLLNIPVKHPKTEGRKKTKDTLVENVTPWQSQHLKSLQSAYRTSPFFEFYIDDLMPIFTKEYTFLIDVNIDTFSILTDALQLPSNYSITTEYELLPKEKDFRNLAIDKKGIEITIPQYIQMFDDKHGFLPNLSLLDLLFMEGPNAISVLEKIKLHL; encoded by the coding sequence TTGAGTTTATTTTTACCAACATACTTCTCTCCTATTTCGCAATATTCAGCAATCATAAATGCTGAAAATATTGTTTTTGAGGTTGAAGATAATTTTCAAAAACAAACGTACAGAAACCGTTGTTATATTTATGGTGCAAATGGTAAACAGCTTTTAAATATTCCTGTTAAACACCCAAAAACGGAAGGAAGAAAGAAGACAAAAGACACATTAGTTGAAAACGTTACACCTTGGCAAAGTCAGCATTTAAAATCGCTACAATCTGCTTATAGAACTTCACCTTTTTTTGAGTTTTACATTGATGATTTAATGCCAATTTTTACAAAAGAATACACCTTTTTAATTGATGTAAATATTGATACTTTTTCAATATTAACGGATGCATTACAATTACCATCAAACTATTCAATAACTACAGAATACGAGTTACTTCCGAAGGAAAAAGATTTTAGAAATTTAGCTATTGATAAAAAGGGAATTGAAATTACAATACCTCAATACATTCAAATGTTTGATGACAAACATGGTTTTCTACCCAACCTTTCTCTGTTAGACTTACTTTTTATGGAAGGTCCAAACGCGATTAGTGTTTTAGAAAAAATTAAGCTACATTTGTAG
- the lepB gene encoding signal peptidase I produces the protein MTFFEWFIFFLIVQVVHFLGTWKLYVKAGRQAWEAAVPVYNAVVLMQIINRPKWWVILLFIPIVNLLMFPIIWVETCRSFGFNKRLHTILAIITFGFFIYYINYFTNTKHKEGRSLKPQSNLGEWVSSISFAIIAATLVHTYFMQPYTIPTSSLEKTLWVGDYLFVSKFHYGARVPMTTVAAPMVHDTLPVIGKSFISDDTDKEGFLNKLSLPYMRVPGFQKIKRNDIVVFSWPVDSLASMWGDRSGKHTYKPIDKRTNYVKRSVGIPGDSLEVRNGYVFINGKKTVLPDRANPQWFFEVDTEGKQFSQAFIKRYNVREGGTRDGKYILNLTDDEAAAMADNSLVKSITKELKPAGFYDKAVFPHNPQYKWSSDNFGPIYIPKKGVTVALDSKSIPFYEQIIGRYENNNLVVMNDKIYINGKEANSYTFKQDYYWLMGDNRQNSLDARNWGYVPFDHVVGKPVMIWLSWDPNISIFNFSDKIKSIRWDRMFTTVHGSGEPVSYLWVVILLFASYFGYSFYKGRKKTD, from the coding sequence ATGACATTTTTTGAATGGTTTATATTTTTCCTAATAGTACAAGTAGTACACTTTTTAGGAACTTGGAAATTATATGTAAAAGCTGGAAGACAAGCTTGGGAAGCAGCTGTACCAGTTTATAATGCAGTTGTTTTAATGCAAATTATTAACCGACCAAAATGGTGGGTAATTTTACTTTTTATACCAATTGTAAACTTATTAATGTTTCCAATAATTTGGGTAGAAACCTGTAGAAGTTTCGGTTTCAATAAAAGGCTACACACAATTTTAGCTATTATAACTTTTGGTTTCTTTATTTACTATATCAACTATTTTACAAATACAAAACACAAAGAAGGCAGAAGTTTAAAACCACAATCTAATCTTGGTGAATGGGTAAGTTCTATTTCTTTTGCAATTATTGCTGCTACTTTAGTGCATACTTATTTTATGCAACCGTACACAATTCCAACTTCATCTTTAGAAAAAACTTTATGGGTTGGAGATTATTTATTTGTAAGCAAGTTTCATTACGGAGCTAGAGTTCCAATGACAACAGTAGCTGCGCCAATGGTACACGATACACTTCCTGTAATTGGAAAATCTTTTATATCTGATGATACTGATAAAGAGGGCTTTTTAAACAAACTGTCTTTACCATATATGCGTGTTCCTGGTTTTCAAAAAATAAAAAGAAACGACATAGTTGTTTTTAGTTGGCCGGTTGATAGTTTAGCTTCTATGTGGGGAGATAGATCTGGAAAACACACGTATAAACCTATTGACAAACGTACAAATTACGTGAAACGTTCTGTTGGTATTCCTGGCGATAGTTTGGAAGTTAGAAATGGGTATGTTTTTATAAACGGAAAAAAAACTGTTTTACCTGACAGAGCAAATCCGCAATGGTTTTTTGAAGTTGATACAGAAGGGAAACAATTTAGCCAAGCTTTTATTAAAAGGTATAATGTTAGAGAAGGTGGCACAAGAGATGGAAAGTACATTCTTAATTTAACGGATGATGAAGCAGCTGCAATGGCTGATAACTCATTGGTAAAAAGCATAACAAAAGAATTGAAACCTGCTGGATTTTATGATAAAGCAGTTTTTCCTCACAATCCACAATACAAATGGAGTTCAGATAATTTTGGACCAATTTATATTCCGAAGAAAGGAGTTACTGTTGCCTTAGATTCAAAATCAATTCCGTTTTATGAGCAAATTATTGGTCGATACGAAAACAATAATTTAGTTGTTATGAATGATAAAATTTACATCAACGGAAAAGAAGCTAATAGCTACACTTTTAAACAAGATTACTATTGGTTAATGGGAGATAACAGACAAAACTCTTTAGACGCTCGTAATTGGGGTTATGTTCCGTTTGACCACGTTGTTGGTAAACCTGTAATGATTTGGTTGAGTTGGGATCCTAATATTTCTATATTTAACTTTTCTGATAAAATAAAATCTATTCGATGGGATAGAATGTTTACAACTGTTCATGGAAGTGGAGAGCCTGTTTCTTACTTATGGGTTGTGATTTTATTATTTGCAAGCTACTTTGGGTATAGTTTTTATAAAGGAAGAAAAAAAACTGACTAA
- the dapB gene encoding 4-hydroxy-tetrahydrodipicolinate reductase: MKIALLGYGRMGKEIEKIAISRGHDIVIRKDKDDVIDITLADVAIDFSVPTSAFNNISDCFNNNVPVISGTTGWLEKYDEAINLCKEKKGAFIYASNFSLGVNIFFELNKQLAKMMNALQDYNISMEEIHHTKKLDAPSGTAITLAEGVLENTNRTKWELDGEASEEIVPIIAKRIADVPGTHTVSYTSEVDTIDIKHTAHNRQGFALGAVIAAEWLQNKTGVFTMNDVLNIG; encoded by the coding sequence ATGAAGATTGCATTACTAGGTTACGGAAGAATGGGAAAAGAGATTGAAAAAATCGCAATTTCTCGAGGACATGACATTGTTATAAGAAAAGACAAAGATGATGTTATTGACATTACCTTAGCAGATGTTGCTATTGATTTTAGTGTCCCAACATCAGCTTTTAATAATATTTCAGATTGTTTTAACAACAATGTTCCAGTAATTTCTGGAACTACCGGTTGGTTAGAAAAATATGATGAAGCTATTAATCTTTGTAAAGAAAAAAAGGGTGCTTTTATTTATGCTTCTAACTTTAGTTTAGGCGTAAACATCTTTTTTGAGTTAAATAAACAACTCGCTAAAATGATGAATGCTTTACAGGATTATAACATTTCTATGGAAGAAATTCATCATACAAAAAAACTAGATGCTCCAAGCGGAACAGCTATAACTTTAGCGGAAGGTGTTTTAGAAAACACCAACAGAACTAAATGGGAGCTAGACGGCGAAGCTTCCGAAGAAATTGTTCCTATTATCGCTAAAAGAATAGCAGATGTTCCTGGAACACATACCGTTTCTTATACTTCTGAAGTAGATACTATTGATATTAAACATACAGCGCATAACCGCCAAGGATTTGCATTAGGAGCAGTTATTGCGGCAGAATGGCTTCAAAATAAAACAGGTGTTTTCACAATGAATGATGTGTTAAACATTGGTTAA
- a CDS encoding DUF5683 domain-containing protein: MSFTKHIFVFCFLCCSLFANAQIDTTAIKIKELSIQEGIYNPLSPSKAAFYSAVFPGGGQIYNKKYWKAPLVWAAIGTATYFYIDNGNEYDRYRTAFKLRAQGLQDEFTRDDGSLILSTASLESAQTTLRKNRDLSLLTGILLYVLQIVEASVNAHLLQFNTDDNLSIRPTFQPDKMLVEAPKVGLSLKYSF, translated from the coding sequence GTGAGTTTCACGAAACACATATTCGTTTTTTGCTTTTTATGTTGCAGTTTATTTGCCAACGCACAAATTGATACTACAGCAATAAAAATAAAAGAATTATCTATCCAAGAAGGTATTTACAATCCACTTTCACCTTCTAAAGCTGCTTTTTATTCCGCAGTTTTTCCTGGAGGTGGGCAGATTTACAATAAAAAGTATTGGAAAGCGCCATTAGTTTGGGCAGCAATTGGTACTGCTACTTATTTTTACATCGACAACGGAAACGAATACGACAGATACAGAACAGCTTTTAAACTTAGAGCACAAGGTTTACAAGATGAATTTACAAGAGACGATGGTTCTCTAATTTTATCTACAGCAAGTTTAGAAAGCGCACAAACAACATTAAGAAAAAATAGAGATTTATCTCTTTTAACGGGTATTTTATTATACGTTTTACAAATTGTAGAAGCAAGTGTAAACGCACACCTTTTACAGTTTAATACCGATGATAATTTATCTATAAGACCAACTTTTCAGCCAGATAAAATGCTTGTTGAAGCTCCAAAAGTTGGACTTTCATTAAAATATTCTTTTTAA
- a CDS encoding ParB/RepB/Spo0J family partition protein, translating into MAKATKKQALGRGLSALLKETSNVIAASDENADKVVGSIIEIDLNLIDVNPYQPRTYFDEEALRELASSIRELGVIQPITVRKLAEDKFQLVSGERRFRASKLIGNKTVPAYIRIANDQEMLEMALVENIQRKNLDPIEVALSYQRLIDEINLTQEEMSVRVGKKRSTVTNYLRLLKLDPIVQTGMRDGFISMGHGRALINVESTEDQLNIYEKVLREKLSVRQTEELVKTLKTGKVTKPAKKKQLPKFVKESVKDISEYFGHKIDVSVSSNGKGKISIPFHSEEDFNRIKNLLK; encoded by the coding sequence ATGGCAAAGGCAACTAAAAAACAAGCTTTAGGAAGAGGATTATCTGCCTTATTGAAAGAAACTAGTAACGTTATTGCAGCTTCAGATGAAAATGCAGATAAAGTTGTTGGAAGTATTATTGAAATAGATTTAAATCTTATTGATGTAAACCCGTATCAACCAAGAACTTATTTTGACGAAGAAGCACTTAGAGAATTAGCGAGTTCTATTAGAGAACTAGGTGTAATTCAGCCAATTACAGTTCGTAAATTAGCAGAAGACAAATTTCAATTAGTATCTGGAGAACGTAGATTTAGAGCTTCAAAATTAATAGGAAACAAAACGGTTCCTGCTTACATAAGAATTGCAAACGACCAAGAAATGCTAGAAATGGCATTGGTTGAAAACATACAACGTAAAAATTTAGATCCAATTGAAGTAGCACTTTCTTACCAACGTTTAATTGATGAAATTAATTTAACGCAAGAAGAAATGAGTGTGCGTGTTGGTAAAAAAAGATCAACAGTAACAAACTACTTAAGATTGTTAAAATTAGATCCAATTGTACAAACAGGAATGCGAGACGGATTTATTTCAATGGGTCATGGAAGAGCTCTTATTAACGTTGAAAGTACGGAAGACCAATTAAATATTTACGAGAAAGTTTTACGAGAAAAATTATCGGTTAGACAAACTGAAGAATTAGTAAAAACTTTAAAAACAGGAAAAGTTACAAAACCAGCTAAAAAGAAACAACTTCCTAAATTTGTTAAGGAAAGTGTAAAAGATATTAGCGAATACTTTGGACACAAAATTGACGTTTCTGTAAGTAGTAATGGAAAAGGTAAAATCTCTATTCCTTTTCATTCTGAAGAAGATTTTAATCGAATTAAAAACTTATTAAAATAA